In Solanum pennellii chromosome 3, SPENNV200, a single window of DNA contains:
- the LOC107012433 gene encoding putative pentatricopeptide repeat-containing protein At3g15930: MNMMLSSLRGLSNLTYTLHGKGVFLLASQCPNQVFQLAHLHLSPEIHLPLQSLIEKCKSMDQLRQIQSVIIQKGLISDPKLCSNMITFCSNNESGDMKYARSVFDIMPERGVFIWNTMIKGYSRENSPRDGVSIYREMLNNNVKPDNYTFPFLLKGFTREVSLKLGKRVHAHICKFGFELNEFVHHALIHVYCLCGQVDMARGVFDLSAKSDILIWNSMISGYNRSKQFGESRKLFYAMEEKQLQPTSVTLISVISALSQLKDLDTGNRVHQYVKDYKVQSSLVLDNAIVDLYASSGKMDVALGLFQSMKHKDVISWTIIVKGFVNIGQVDVARIYFNQMPKRDNISWTAMMDGYVKENRFKDVLMLFREMQAAKIQPDEFTMVSILTTCAHLGALELGEWIKTYIDKHKINIDIHLGNAVIDMYFKCGNVEKALVMFTQMPCRDKFTWTAMIIGLASNGHEREALDMFFEMLRASETPDDVTYIGVLSACTHMGLVEEGKSFFANMASQHGIQPNVIHYGCLVDLLGRAGRLEGAYEVIMRMPVKPNSIVWGALLGACRIHKDVQMAEIAAQQLLQLEPGNGAVYVLLCNIYAACKKWDNLRETRRIMTDRGIKKTPGCSLIEMHGIVHEFVAGDQSHPQSKSIYSKLAELIGELKFSGYVPDTSEISLDIGEEEKENSINRHSEKLAIAFALINSEPGFTIRIVKNLRICTDCHHVAKLISKRYNRKLIIRDRTRFHHFVQGSCSCKDYW; this comes from the coding sequence atgaatatgatgttaAGCTCTCTCAGGGGACTCTCTAACTTGACATATACTTTGCATGGAAAAGGTGTCTTCTTATTAGCTTCACAATGTCCAAATCAAGTTTTCCAGCTTGCTCATCTTCATTTGTCTCCAGAAATCCATTTACCCTTGCAGAGTCTCATAGAGAAGTGCAAATCCATGGACCAACTTAGACAGATTCAGTCGGTAATAATCCAAAAAGGCCTTATTTCTGATCCTAAACTCTGCTCCAATATGATAACCTTTTGTTCTAACAATGAATCAGGTGATATGAAATATGCTCGTTCTGTGTTTGACATAATGCCTGAACGAGGAGTGTTCATTTGGAATACAATGATCAAGGGCTATTCAAGAGAAAATAGTCCCCGAGATGGAGTGTCAATTTACAGAGAGATGTTAAATAACAATGTGAAACCAGATAATTATACGTTTCCTTTCTTGCTCAAGGGTTTTACTCGTGAAGTATCGTTGAAATTAGGGAAACGTGTGCATGCTCATATATGTAAATTCGGGTTTGAGTTAAATGAGTTTGTTCATCATGCTTTGATTCATGTGTACTGTTTGTGTGGGCAAGTTGATATGGCTCGTGGGGTATTTGATTTGAGTGCTAAAAGTGATATACTTATTTGGAATTCTATGATTTCGGGGTACAACAGGTCCAAGCAATTCGGAGAGTCAAGGAAACTCTTCTATGCAATGGAGGAGAAGCAATTGCAGCCTACTTCAGTAACTCTCATCTCAGTGATATCAGCTCTTTCGCAGCTTAAGGATTTAGATACTGGCAACCGAGTTCATCAATATGTTAAGGACTATAAGGTACAGTCTAGTTTAGTGTTGGACAATGCTATAGTTGACCTGTATGCGAGTTCTGGAAAGATGGATGTTGCACTTGGCCTATTTCAGAGCATGAAGCATAAAGATGTTATATCATGGACCATAATTGTCAAAGGTTTCGTGAACATTGGACAAGTTGATGTGGCTCGGATATATTTTAATCAGATGCCAAAGAGGGATAATATTTCTTGGACAGCGATGATGGATGGATATGTCAAAGAAAACCGATTTAAAGATGTGTTGATGCTCTTCCGTGAAATGCAAGCAGCAAAGATACAACCAGATGAGTTCACTATGGTTAGCATCCTTACCACCTGTGCACATCTTGGGGCTCTTGAACTTGGAGAGTGGATCAAGACTTACATTGACAAGCACAAAATTAATATAGACATACACCTCGGTAATGCTGTCATAGACATGTACTTTAAGTGTGGGAATGTGGAGAAGGCATTGGTGATGTTTACTCAAATGCCTTGTAGGGACAAATTCACGTGGACGGCCATGATTATCGGTCTTGCATCTAATGGGCATGAGAGAGAAGCTCTAGATATGTTCTTTGAGATGCTGAGAGCTTCAGAAACACCGGATGACGTGACTTACATTGGTGTTCTTAGTGCTTGTACTCATATGGGTCTGgtagaagaaggaaaaagcTTCTTCGCTAACATGGCCTCTCAGCATGGCATTCAACCTAATGTTATACATTATGGCTGTCTGGTTGATCTTCTTGGTCGAGCAGGGCGTTTGGAGGGAGCTTATGAAGTTATAATGAGAATGCCAGTGAAACCAAATTCAATTGTTTGGGGAGCTCTTCTTGGTGCTTGCAGAATTCACAAGGATGTTCAAATGGCTGAAATTGCAGCTCAACAACTTCTTCAGCTAGAGCCTGGAAACGGGGCTGTCTATGTTCTCTTGTGTAATATATATGCAGCTTGCAAAAAATGGGATAACTTGCGCGAAACAAGAAGAATAATGACAGATCGCGGGATCAAGAAGACACCAGGTTGTAGTCTGATAGAGATGCATGGAATTGTTCATGAATTCGTTGCAGGGGATCAGTCTCATCCTCAATCTAAAAGCATATATTCGAAGTTGGCTGAGTTGATTGGAGAACTAAAATTTTCTGGTTATGTTCCAGATACTTCAGAGATTTCTCTTGACATAggagaagaggagaaagagaACTCCATTAATCGACACAGTGAGAAGTTGGCAATTGCATTTGCTCTAATCAATTCTGAACCTGGATTTACTATTAGGATAGTGAAAAACCTTAGAATATGTACAGATTGCCACCATGTAGCAAAGTTAATATCAAAACGTTACAATCGAAAACTAATTATTAGAGACAGGACCAGATTCCACCATTTTGTACAAGGTTCATGCTCTTGTAAAGATTATTGGTGA
- the LOC107012434 gene encoding putative cyclic nucleotide-gated ion channel 8, giving the protein MFGNYKSQIIGGQKEKFVRLEDANSDISFKSDMAGRTKYGFNIEGHATNPSKSIKLGVKRGSEGLVTFGRTLKSGVTRAVFPEDLRVSDKRIFDPQDKSLLFWNRLLVISCILAVSIDPLFLYLPVFKDEGKCLHIDESLATIVSWMRTAVDLFYLIRMVLQFRTAFIAPSSRVFGRGELVIDPKQIATRYLSRYFVVDFFSILPAPQIVIWRYLGGSRGSDVLITKTLLSYIILIQYIPRFLRFIPLSSDLKKTAGVFAETAWAGAAYYLLWFVLASHIFGAIWYLLAVERKDTCWNEACTENDQCKDKLSYLYCSREGNFNLTEWQNIGKSVLDEKCAEEEKFSYGIYARAVTTNVLDTEDFVIKYCFCLWWGLQNLSTLGQGLETSTYTKENLFSIILAISGLLLFALLIGNMQTYLQSLTVRLEEMRVKRRDSEQWMHHRVLPPELRERVRRYDQYKWLETRGVDEESLVQNLPKDLRRDIKRHLCLNLVRRVPLFENMDERMLDAICERLKPSLCTERTYIVREGDPVGEMMFIIRGRLESVTTDGGRSGFFNRGILKENDFCGEELLTWALDPKSGSNLPPSTRTVKALTEVEAFALEAEEVKYITSQFRRLQSRQVQHTFRFYSQQWRTWAASFIQAAWRRHTKRKIAELRQIEEMEEDGFNENDDGETEFTPMLHKSPERPY; this is encoded by the exons ATGTTTGGTAATTACAAGTCGCAGATTATTGGAGGACAAAAAGAAAAGTTTGTAAG GTTAGAGGACGCTAACTCTGACATATCGTTTAAGTCTGATATGGCTGGAAGGACAAAGTATGGATTTAATATAGAGGGTCATGCAACCAACCCATCCAAGTCAATAAAACTGGGTGTAAAAAGAGGATCTGAGGGACTAGTGACATTTGGTAGAACACTGAAATCTGGCGTTACCCGAGCAGTTTTTCCAGAAGATTTGAGAGTTTCAGATAAAAGGATATTTGATCCTCAAGACAAGTCTCTCCTGTTCTGGAATAGGTTATTGGTCATATCATGTATTTTGGCAGTATCTATTGATCCTCTATTTCTCTACCTTCCTGTTTTTAAGGATGAAGGGAAGTGTCTCCACATAGATGAAAGTTTAGCAACGATAGTAAGTTGGATGCGGACAGCAGTTGATCTCTTTTACCTTATCCGCATGGTTCTCCAATTTCGAACAGCTTTTATTGCTCCATCTTCCCGTGTTTTTGGGCGAGGTGAACTTGTAATAGATCCCAAGCAAATAGCAACCAGATACCTCAGCCGTTACTTTGTAGTGGATTTCTTTTCCATTCTTCCTGCACCGCAG ATTGTGATATGGAGATATCTTGGTGGATCAAGAGGTTCAGATGTATTGATTACAAAGACATTATTATCGTACATCATCCTCATTCAATATATTCCTAGATTTTTGCGGTTTATTCCATTAAGTTCGGATTTGAAAAAGACTGCAGGGGTGTTTGCAGAAACTGCTTGGGCTGGTGCTGCATATTATCTGTTGTGGTTTGTTCTAGCTAGTCAT ATATTTGGGGCCATCTGGTACCTGTTAGCTGTCGAACGCAAAGATACAtgttggaatgaagcatgtacCGAAAATGACCAGTGCAAAGATAAATTATCTTATCTGTATTGTTCACGAGAAGGAAACTTCAATTTGACAGAATGGCAAAACATTGGCAAGAGTGTTCTTGATGAAAAATGTGCTGAGGAGGAGAAATTTTCATATGGAATATATGCAAGAGCTGTAACAACTAATGTTCTTGACACTGAAGATTTCGTGATCAAATATTGTTTCTGTTTGTGGTGGGGCTTGCAGAATTTGAG CACACTTGGTCAGGGGCTTGAGACCAGTACCTATACGAAGGAAAATCTCTTTTCAATAATATTGGCCATTTCTGGACTCTTACTATTTGCTCTTCTCATTGGAAACATGCAG ACCTATCTTCAGTCTCTAACAGTACGACTTGAGGAGATGAGGGTCAAAAGGCGTGACTCAGAGCAGTGGATGCATCACAGAGTACTTCCTCCTGAGCTAAGGGAGAGAGTTCGACGTTACGATCAGTACAAATGGTTGGAAACTAGAGGAGTAGATGAAGAGAGTTTGGTGCAAAATCTGCCCAAAGATCTTAGGAGGGATATTAAGCGGCATCTCTGTCTGAATTTGGTTAGAAGG GTGCCCTTGTTTGAGAACATGGATGAGAGAATGCTTGACGCCATATGTGAGAGATTGAAACCAAGTTTATGCACCGAAAGAACATATATAGTTAGAGAAGGAGATCCAGTTGgtgaaatgatgtttataatcCGTGGTCGCCTAGAAAGTGTAACAACTGATGGTGGGAGAAGTGGATTCTTCAACAGAGGTATCTTGAAAGAAAATGACTTCTGTGGTGAGGAGCTGCTAACATGGGCATTGGATCCGAAATCCGGGTCTAACTTGCCGCCATCAACTAGGACAGTCAAGGCTTTGACAGAAGTAGAGGCATTTGCCTTAGAGGCAGAAGAAGTGAAGTACATTACATCACAGTTCAGGCGGTTGCAGAGTCGACAGGTACAGCACACTTTTAGGTTTTACTCGCAGCAATGGAGAACCTGGGCTGCCAGCTTCATACAAGCTGCATGGCGCCGGCATACAAAAAGGAAAATTGCAGAACTTCGTCAAATTGAGGAAATGGAAGAGGACGGATTTAATGAGAACGATGATGGAGAAACTGAGTTTACTCCAATGCTGCACAAATCTCCGGAGAGACCATATTAG